TGACTTCTTAAATTTCTTCTCCTCAGAATAGAGGATGGCGATATTGTTGAGCACCGTCATTTCAGATTTATAATCGAGGTGCATCAGTGCAATCTTGTAGGCATCAAGATATTTATTGAGTGCTTCACCGTAATCGAGCATCGCATAATAGTTGGCCCCAATATTATTCAGCGCCAGAAACTCCTGGCGGTACCAGCGTTTTTCAGCCGCCAGTGCCTGTGTCTTCATTAAAATCTCAAGCGACTGCGAATGCCGGCGTTCGCTCATGGCTTTTACGCCTTCAACAATCATCCGGTCACAGTCCTGAAGCGTGGCAGCTGAGAGGTGTTGGAACGGTGAAAAAAGGAAGAGAAAGAGGAAAATAACAGACGTAATGATTTTGCACCGCTTCATGTACCGGAAATTTTAGGCGTAAATATATAAAAGAAATGGCTGTACTGTAAGTAAAACGGGAAATCCATTGGAGAATCCGGCGTAGTTTTCAACTGTCCGGCACATTTCTGCGCTGTTTTTAACCAAAAAAATCCGCTCAGAAATTCTGAGCGGATTTTTTCATATAATAACTGTAAGCTACTGTTTATGCTTTATCTCCTCTTTCAAATACGTTTTCTTTCGTTTTCAGAAAGAATTTTCTAACGCATTCTGATGAAGTTTGGTGTTACTTCGATGGCTTCGTCGCCCTGGATGTATTCCATGCACTCTTCGAGTGAGAAAAGGATTTTAGGCGCGATGCTGCCGTCTTTATCTTTTCCGGATGCTCGCAGGTACCTAACATATAAAAGTCTCTTGTTTGTTTTTTTTACCAAACATAGTTTTAAGACCGTGTTTTTTGTTAAAATACCACAAAAGGGCTATTGTAGATTTTATTTTATTTCGGCTATTTTGTTTTTTTGGTGTCAATCTTACCATCACCGGCACGAACGGTGTTGTGGAAACCTTCAACATGTACGCACCATTATCCTATACATTACCTAAAGGTGTACAAGATTTTAAAATGGATGAAAAAACATATTTTTACATTTCCGGATCTGGAGAAGAAGGTTTGGTTGGTGAATATCTTTACGAAGGAAAAGGTGAACATAAAGTTGTGCTTTCAGCAGATGGAACCGGATCTTTTCAGCGCCACATGAAACCCGCAGAAGACCTGGAATGGTGGGGTGTAGAAACCAACTATAAAGGGGAAATTCAAAAAGTTACCGGAGATACGGGAAGTTAAAAAATTATCATCGCAATGAAACATAAAAATGGCCAATACCAGCATTCGCAGGCCGTTGTAGTTCCGGAAAAAAGAAAGACCTATTTTCTCGGAGAACGGATTTTGTCCTGGTAACATACTAACTTCTAAACCAGCCAAACGGCGCTAAACTTTAAAACGATTAATTAAAAGAAAATGAAAAAAAGAGTATGGGCAACCCCCTTTCTGTGTTTTGTATGTGTACTTACCCAAGCACAGGAATCGTATAAGCAAAATGAGAAATGGGGTTTTAAAGATAAGGATGGTAACGCGATAGTAACAGCGAAATATGATTATGCTTACGATTTTACCGAAGGACTGGGTGCTGTCAGGATAAACGACAAATGGGGATTTGTAGATAAGGATGGTAAAGAAGTGGTTCCTCTGAAGTATGATGCCGTAACAGAATTTGCTGATGGGATGGCTGCAGTAGAAAAAGACGACAAGTGGGGTTTTATAGATAAAACCGGTATGGCACTAACTGCGCTAAAATATGATGACATTGAAGATTTTTCCCAAGGCCTGGTTGCAGTTGAGATTAACGAAAAATGGGGCTTTGTTGATAAAACTGGAAAGGAAGTTATTCCTGTTAAATACGATCAGGTAGGAGTTATATCTGAAGGATTAATTGGGGTTTGGCTCGATGATACAGCAGGTTTTATTGATGCATCAGACAAGGTAGTGATTCCGTTTGAGTACGAGTGGGTCCTTGATTTTTCGGAAGGGCTGGCCGGAGTATCCAGAGGCGATAAAGCAGGTTTTATCAACAATTCAAACAAAGCAGTTATTCGGTTAAAGTACGATTATGTGGAAAGTTTTTCGCACGGACTTGCACCGGTTTCAAAAAATGACAAATGGGGCTATGTAAATAAGGCAGGTAAAGAAATTACTCCCATAAAGTATGACGGTGTTTCTGTATTGGACGATGGAAAAGCTACTGCCGAACTGGATGGGATGATTTTTTATATTGATAAAAAAACAGGAAAGGAAGAACGGTTCTGGTAGGGTAAGGCGCACTTTGCGATGCCTGCTTTTCCAATTTCATACTATTTTCTATAAAGACAACAGAACCGTTCTTGATTATATCTTTCCATATAGAAAAACATAAAGGTAATTCAATTGAAGGAATGTTCAAGCAATATTACAAGCTTCTTAGAGACGCTGGGGCAAAACACAAATCAGAATTATAATGAAGTCGCGCTGTGCATTCTATAATAGCTAGGTCCTAATTCTGCTGTGTTTTAATAACCAAAAAAATCCGCTCAGAAATTCTGAACGGATTTTTTATATAATAACTGTAAGCTAGTGTTTATCCTTTCGCGCCTCTTTCAATACGTTTTCTTTCGTTTTCAGAAAGAATTTTCTTACGCATTCTAATGAAGTTTGGCGTTACTTCGATGGCTTCGTCGCCCTGGATGTATTCCATGCATTCTTCAAGTGAGAAAAGGATTTTCGGCGCGATGCTGCCGTCTTTATCTTTTCCGGATGCACGCATGTTGTTAAGCTGCTTGGCTTCAACGATGTTTACAACAAGGTCGCCAGGTTTATTTTGCTCACCGATAATCATCCCTTCGTAGATTTCTTCGCCCGGATCAACAAAGAATTTACCTCTGTCCTGCAGTTTTGCGATTGAATATTCAGTAGCTGGCCCCTGGGTTTTGCTTACCAATACACCAACCAGTCTTCCCGGAATTGACCCTTTGAAAGGCTTATACTCCGTAAAACGGTGCGCCATAATTGCTTCACCCGCAGTGGCTGTAAGCATTTGCGAACGCAATCCGATAAGTCCTCTTGAAGGAATTTCGAATTCCATGTGCTGCATTTCACCTTTAGTTTCCATGATGTGAAGATCGCCTTTACGCTGGGTTGCCAAATCGATTACTCTTGAAGAAAATTCCTCAGGTACGTCAACAACCATTGATTCATACGGCTCACATTTGACCCCGTCGATCTCTCTAAGGATTACCTGTGGCTGGCCAATCGTCATTTCGTAACCTTCTCTTCTCATCGTTTCGATCAGAACAGAAAGGTGAAGGATACCTCTACCGAACACAAGGAAGGTGTTGGCATCTTCTGTAGGCTCAACCTTCAGTGCTAAATTTTTCTCCAACTCCTTCATCAGCCTTTCTTTAAGGTGATTTGAAGTTACATATTTACCGTCTTTCCCGAAGAAAGGGGAGTTGTTGATCGAGAACGTCATGTTCAGCGTAGGCTCATCAATCGCCGTTCTTGGCAACGGATCCGGATTCTCAAGATCTACGAATGAGTCACCAATCTGGAATTTATCGAAACCAACGATTGCACAGATATCTCCTGCTTTCACTTCCTGAACTTTCTTTTTGCCAAGGCCTTCGAAAACGTATAATTCTTTTACTTTTCCTTTTACGATTTTGCCGTCTTCCTGCGCCAAACCAATCCATTCAGATTCTTTCACAGAACCCTGGTTGATTTTTCCGATCGCGATTCTTCCGAGGAACGAAGAGAAATCCAAAGAAACGATCTGCATTCTCAGCGGACCTTCTTTGGCCTCAGGAGCCGGAACATGCTCTAAAATACCGTCCAAAAGCGGGAAGATATTTTCGGTCTGATCTAATGAGGTATTGAACCAGCCTTGTTTTGAGGAACCGTAGAATGTTGGGAAATCAAGTTGCTCTTCAGTCGCGTTAAGATTAAAGAAAAGGTCGAAAACCTTATCGTGAACCTCGTCCGGACGACAGTTTGGTTTATCTACTTTATTGATGACTACAACGGGTCTTAAACCCAGTTCGAGTGCTTTCTGAAGTACGAACCGCGTCTGTGGCATCGGGCCTTCGAACGCATCCACTAAAAGAAGTACACCGTCAGCCATTTTCAATACCCTTTCTACCTCACCACCGAAATCGGCGTGACCGGGTGTATCGATTACATTGATCTTGGTGTCTTTATAAGTTACCGAAATATTTTTTGATAAGATGGTAATTCCCCGTTCACGTTCGAGGTCGTTATTATCCATGATAAGGTCGCCGGACTCTTGGTTTTCGCGGAAAACACTGGTAGCGTGAATGATTTTGTCAACCAAAGTGGTCTTGCCGTGGTCAACGTGCGCAATAATTGCGATATTTCTAATGTTTTGCATAATCGTTTTTTGACGGTGCAAAAGTAAACTTTTTTGACGGATAATTTGCAAAGCACTACAGAATTAACAGAATTTATTGCAGAAAATTACAGAAAGTTTAATCCGTGTACTGCATTGCCGTTCAGGAGCATGTACTTTTAAGAATAATCCTGATTAAAATATCGTTTCGAAAATCGCGTTGCCGGCTTACATTCAAAATAAAAAGCGGCTGGCGGGCCGCTTTGGATATATCAGTTTGCTGTAACTTCTGTTTGCCTTAAATAGGAGTAAAGCACGTCTTTCAAATGAACCCGTTTTTTCCGAAGTTCGGTGAGGTGCTCATCAGTTGTGTGGTTCTGTTCGCCTTCTTCGTAATGCTGGATCAGCGCATTCACTTCTTCATAATTCACATACATTTTCTTGAATCCGTCATCATTAAGCTTCAGCGCCTTGATTTTGGACTCGTACTCAGGAAACTCGTTTGTTAAATTGTGGTTTTCCATGGCTTTATATTTTAATGATTTTAATACATTAAAGTTAAAGAAAATTTCCCTGAGCCAGGTTATGAGAATTGTCACTTCATTTAAAGTTGAGGCCTGAAAAAAGCCAAAGTTTTACGCTTTGGCTTTGGGATTATTTTTTGGTTTCAATCCAGATTTCAGAATTCTTTTTGCCGCCATGTCCTTTTTTAAAGACATTCATTTTGGCGATTCTGTTGGGATCCAGTTCATTCATTTCGGTGTCGCCCGATAATATTCCGTCGATATAGATCACCGGCTTTTCATCGATGGCCTTTTGAGCTCTGGCTTCTGCGTCTTTAATTTTCTGCTGAAATTCGGGCGTGTTTATCTGCTTCTCAACCTCTTTCGCACGTTGTTCAGCCTCTTTGATTTTCTTCTTGAATTCAGGAGAATTTACTTTTTTCTCTGCCTCCGCCGCGGCCAGTTCTGCCGCTTTTATTGTTGCTTTGAAGGCATCTGAATTATAATGCTCGTCAAGCTTCGCATAATGCTGATCTACATTTTTAAATTCCGCAGTATTATAAATGGCGTCGAGTTTTTCACCCAGCTGATTGAGTTCCTTTTCTAATGCTTTAAATTTCGGGCTTTCGAAATCTTTGCGGTTAGCCAGCTTCTGCAGTTCATCAGATTTCTTCTTAAGCGTAATGCTGATTTTCTGCGCTTCTGCACTTTGTTTTGCAGCGGCCTTATTCATTGCTTTAAGTGTTTCCTGCGGTATTTCCGGCACTTCCGGAACAACGGACGGCACTGCAGGTTCAGCGGGCAATGCAGCAGCGGCAGGAAGCGGAGCAACTTCGGGTACCGGCGGTGGCGGAATGGTATCCGATTTCATTTTGAAAAGGTACGCTTCAACCTCCTGGTTGGTCATTTTTATTTCGCGGTTCTCAGCATTCACTAAATAAATGAAGGCGAGGGCGAAAAGTAGGGGCAATGCGAGGATTTTACGCGCATAACCGTATTTGGTCTTTGATTTTTTAAGCATTGTTAATCTTTTTTTAAGGTTAGAACTAAGTAACGGACTCGTTGCAGGTAACCCTTTTCCGGAAAAGTGACTTGCC
This window of the Flavobacteriaceae bacterium 3519-10 genome carries:
- a CDS encoding GTP-binding protein TypA/BipA produces the protein MQIIRQKSLLLHRQKTIMQNIRNIAIIAHVDHGKTTLVDKIIHATSVFRENQESGDLIMDNNDLERERGITILSKNISVTYKDTKINVIDTPGHADFGGEVERVLKMADGVLLLVDAFEGPMPQTRFVLQKALELGLRPVVVINKVDKPNCRPDEVHDKVFDLFFNLNATEEQLDFPTFYGSSKQGWFNTSLDQTENIFPLLDGILEHVPAPEAKEGPLRMQIVSLDFSSFLGRIAIGKINQGSVKESEWIGLAQEDGKIVKGKVKELYVFEGLGKKKVQEVKAGDICAIVGFDKFQIGDSFVDLENPDPLPRTAIDEPTLNMTFSINNSPFFGKDGKYVTSNHLKERLMKELEKNLALKVEPTEDANTFLVFGRGILHLSVLIETMRREGYEMTIGQPQVILREIDGVKCEPYESMVVDVPEEFSSRVIDLATQRKGDLHIMETKGEMQHMEFEIPSRGLIGLRSQMLTATAGEAIMAHRFTEYKPFKGSIPGRLVGVLVSKTQGPATEYSIAKLQDRGKFFVDPGEEIYEGMIIGEQNKPGDLVVNIVEAKQLNNMRASGKDKDGSIAPKILFSLEECMEYIQGDEAIEVTPNFIRMRKKILSENERKRIERGAKG